One Pongo pygmaeus isolate AG05252 chromosome 10, NHGRI_mPonPyg2-v2.0_pri, whole genome shotgun sequence genomic window carries:
- the LOC129010703 gene encoding atherin-like, protein MGVGSPDSLGSLLRVTPRPGDQIPGFTGLEKGEGVLPSQSASSFRYRCLGLWLSSLTRGSIFPMLVTQTVGGRRSGAGRQVRGTVAAREAKKRRPPRARLRPAGKGLPAAAPGRLPARPRAELSRTELREARGSAFLAPLVPGPARTSSCLRGHLIGAAGSIFQRVKLRMRKSRGPGSCARRTPAPSAFRFPGCGWSPSRAPASAARMGFTCACRPVPLPTAFSSGRASSTACVPCPPRPETPPIPPGEERLLGGSRRAPGLQRKTPPLCG, encoded by the exons ATGGGAGTAGGATCTCCCGACTCCTTAGGGTCACTCCTCAGGGTCACTCCTCGTCCTGGGGACCAGATTCCAGGCTTCACAGGACTGGAGAAGGGGGAGGGCGTCCTCCCTTCCCAAAGCGCCAGCTCATTTAGATACAGGTGCCTAGGGCTTTGGCTCTCGTCGCTGACGAGGGGTAGCATCTTTCCGATGCTGGTGACT CAAAccgtgggagggaggaggagcgGCGCTGGCAGGCAAGTCCGGGGGACCGTCGCAGCGCGGGAGGCCAAGAAGAGACGGCCGCCCCGGGCCCGGCTTCGCCCCGCCGGGAAGGGGCTCCCTGCAGCCGCCCCCGGGCGGCTCCCCGCGCGGCCCCGCGCGGAGCTCTCCAGGACCGAGCTGCGTGAGGCGCGGGGCTCGGCCTTCCTCGCTCCCCTGGTGCCAGGACCCGCACGCACAAG CTCCTGCTTGCGGGGACACCTCATAGGAGCAGCTGGATCCATTTTCCAGAGGGTCAAGTTGAGGATGAGAAAGTCTCGAGGGCCGGGCAGCTGTGCGCGCAGAACCCCCGCCCCATCTGCTTTTAGGTTTCCCGGGTGCGGCTGGAGCCCCTCTAGAGCGCCGGCCTCCGCTGCCCGCATGGGCTTCACCTGCGCCTGTCGCCCTGTCCCCTTGCCCACTGCATTTTCCTCGGGGAGAGCATCTTCCACAGCATGCGTCCCCTGCCCCCCACGCCCCGAGACCCCTCCCATTCCGCCGGGGGAGGAGAGGCTGCTAGGAGGCTCTCGGAGAGCCCCTGGGCTGCAGAGAAAGACGCCTCCCCTCTGCGGCTGA